agagagagagagagagagatggtgagagagagatggtgagagagagatggtgagagagagatcgtgagagagagagagagtgagagagagggagatagtgagagagagagagagagagatcgtgagagagggagagcgagagagacattaAAATTACCTTCGccccatccctcaatcccacacctacccatcttctcctcaatccctcaatcccacacctacccaccttctccccaatccctcaatcccacacctacccaccttctccccaatctctcaatcccacaccaacccaccttctccccaatccctcaatcccacacctacccaccttctccccaatccctcaatcccacaccgacccaccttctccccaatccctcaatcccacacctacccaccttctccccaatccctcaatcccacatctacccaccttctccccaatccctcaatcccacaccgacccaccttctccccaatccctcaatcccacacctacccaccttctccccaatccctcaatcccacatctacccaccttctccccaatccctcaatcccacaccgacccaccttctccccaatccctcaatcccacaccgacccaccttctccccaatccctcaatcccacacctacccaccttctccccaatccctcaatcccacaccgacccaccttctccccaatccctcaatcccacacctacccaccttctccccaatccctcaatcccacaccgacccaccttctccccaatccctcaatcccacacctacccaccttctccccaatccatcaatcccacacctacccaccttctccccaatccctcaatcccacacctacccaccttctccccaatccctcaatcccacacctacccaccttctccccaatccctcaatcccacacctacccaccttcttcccaatccctcaatcccacaccgacccaccttctccccaatccctcaatccctcacctacccaccttctccccaatccctcaatcccacacctccccaccttctccccaatccctcaatcccacacctacccacattctccccaatccctcaatcccacaccgacccaccttctccccaatccctcaatcccacacctacccaccttctccccaatctctcaatcccacaccaacccaccttctccccaatccctcaatcccacatctacccaccttcgccccatccctcaatcccacacctacccaccttctccccaatccctcaatcacacacctacccaccttctccccaatccctcaatcccacacctacccaccttctccccaatccctcaatcccacacctacccaccttctccccaatccctcaatcccacacctacccaccttctccccaatctctcaatcccacaccaacccaccttctccccaatccctcaatcccacatctacccaccttcgccccatccctcaatcccacacctaaccaccttctccccaatccctcaatcacacacctacccaccttctccccaatccctcaatcccacacctacccaccttctccccaatccctcaatcccacacctacccaccttctccccaatccctcaatcccacatctacccaccttctccccaatccctcaatcccacacctacccaccttctccccaatccctcaatcccacatctACCCACCTtttcctcaatccctcaatcccacacctacccaccttctccccaatccctcaatccctcacctacccaccctctccgggatccctcaatcccacacctacccaccttctccccaatccctcaatcccacaccaacccaccttctccccaatccctcaatcccacacctacccaccttctacccaatccctcaatccctcacctacccaccttcgccccatccctcaatcccacacctacccaccttcgccccaatccctcaatcccacatctacccaccttctccccaatccctcaatccctcacctacccaccttcgccccatccctcaatcccacacctacccaccttctacccaatccctcaatccctcacctacccaccttctccccaatccctcaatcccacacctacccaccttctccccaatccatcaataccacacctacccaccttcttccCAATccatcaatcccacacctacccaccttctccccaatcccccaatcccacacctacccaccatctcctcaatccctcaatcccacacctacccaccttctctccactccctcaatccctcaccgacccaccttctccccaatccctcaatcccacacctacccaccatctcctcaatccctcaatcccacacctacccaccttctctccaatccctcaatccctcaccgacccaccttctccccaatccctcaatcccacacctacccaccttcccccaatccctcaccgacccaccttctccccaatccctcaatcccacaccaacccaccttctccccaatccctcaatcccacacctacccaccttctccccaatccctcaatcccacaccgacccaccttctccccaatccctcaatcccacacctacccaccttctcctcaatccctcaatcacacatctacccaccttctccccaatccctcaatcccacacctacccaccttctccccaatccctcaatcccacaccgacccaccttctccccaatccctcaatcacacatctacccaccttctccccaatccctcaatcccacacctaaccaccttctccccaatccctcaatcacacatctacccaccttctccccaatccctcaatcccacaccgacccaccttctccccaatccctcaatcccacacctacccaccttctccccaatccctcaatcccacaccgacccaccttctccccaatccctcaatcacacatCTACCCATCTTCTCCCGAGCCCCAGATGTGCGGGAGTCCGAATTGCCGCCTGGTTAGAGATAACAAGAAGTTTCATTCCCACCTTTCAGCTCCTCTTCCCCTTTGAACCATCGAATGGCAGCTGCTGGTTTCGTCCCAGTTGTGTTACAGGTCAGTAAAAGGTTCTTTCCCTCTTCGACTGGTCCTCGATAGCCTGTGATTAGGGGCTTCTTGGGGACACCTGAAGGGGTAGGGCGGAGATatcactgtgccatcaaacactcccagtgcaggtacagggttagatacagagtaaagctccctctacactgtcccatcaaacactcccagtgcaggtgcagggttagatacagagtaaagctccctctacactgtcccatcaaacactcccagggtcaggtacagggttagatacagagtaaagctctctctacactgtcccatcaaacactcccagggtcaggtacagggttagatacagagtaaagctccctctacactgtcccgtcaaacactcccagggtcaggtacagggttagatacagagtaaagctccctctacactgtcccatcaaacactcccagggtcaggtacagggttagatacagagtaaagctccctctacactgtcccgtcaaacactcccagggtcaggtacagggttagatacagagtaaagctccctctacactgtcccatcaaacactcccagggcaggtacagggttagatacagagtaaagctccctctacactgtcccatcaaacactcccagggtcaggtgcagggttagatacagagtaaagctccctccacactgtcccatcaaacactcccagggcaggtacagggttagatacagagtaaagctccctctacactgtcccatcaaacactcccagagacaggtacagggtgagatacagagtaaagctccctctacactgtcccatcaaacactcccagggcaggtacagggttagatacagagtaaagctccctctacactgtcccatcaaacactcccagggcaggtacagggttagatacagagtaaagctccctctacactgtcccatcaaacactcccagggcaggtacagggttagatacagagtaaagctccctctacactgtcccatcaaacactcccagggcaggtacagggttagatacagaggaaagctccctcgacactgtcccgtcaaacactcccaggggcaggtacagggttcgatacagagtaaagctccctctacactgtcccatcaaacactcccaggggcaggtgcagtgttagatacagagtaaagctccctctacactgtcccatcaaacactcccagggcaggtacagggttagatacagagtaaagctccatccacactgtcccatcaaacactcccagggcaggtacagggtgagatacagagtaaagctccctccacactgtcccatcaaacactcccagggtcaggtacagggttagatacagagtaaagctccctctacactgtcccatcaaacactcccagggcaggtgcagggtcagatacagagtaaagctccctctacactgtcccatcaaacactcccagggtcaggtacagggttagatacagagtaaagctccctctacactgtcccatcaaacactcccagggcaggtacagggttagatacagagtaaagctccctctgcactgtcccatcaaacactcccagggcaggtacagagatagatacagagtaaagctccctcgacactgtcccatcaaacactcacagggcaggtacagggttagatacagagtaaagctccctctacactgtcccatcaaacactcccagggtcaggtacagggttagatacagagtaaagctccctctacactgtcccatcaaacactcccagggcaggtacagggttagatacagagtaaagctccctctgcactgtcccatcaaacactcccagggtcaggtacagggttagatacagagtaaagctccctctacactgtcccatcaaacactcccaggggcaggtacagggttagatacagagtaaagctccctctgcactgtcccatcaaacactcccaggggcaggtacagggttagatacagagtaaagctccctctgcactgtcccatcaaacactcccaggggcaggtacagggttagatacagagtaaagctccctctacactgtcccatcaaacactcccagggtcaggtacagggttagatacagagtaaagctccctctgcactgtcccatcaaacactcccaggggcaggtacagggttagatacagagtaaagctccctctgcactgtcccatcaaacactcccagggtcaggtacagggttagatacagagtaaagctccctctacactgtcccatcaaacactcccaggggcaggtacagggttagatacagagtaaagctccctctgcactgtcccatcaaacactcccagggcaggtacagggttagatacagagtaaagctccctctgcactgtcccatcaaacactcccagggtcaggtacagggtgagatacagagtaaagctccctctacactgtcccatcaaacactcccagggcaggtacagggttagatacagagtaaagctccctctacactgtcccatcaaacactcccagggcaggtacagggttagatatcgaACAACGAACTCACCCTGGACTCTCACTTTTGCAGTTGCAGTCCGGATTGGCATCGTGAAAATGGAGCAGGTGTAGACCCCCTCGTCACTGAGGGTCATGTTCATGATCCTGATTGTCAGTTCGTGCCTTGAGTAATGAACCAGGTCGATGCGATTGTCACGGAGAgctggaggagagaggaagagagagatcggtCAGCCCAGCTCGAAATATTACGTTCGACCCGCCGCTGAGCACAATGAGGGGGAGAGGCAATAAACACTGGAGGGCACACACTCTAaaaggggggtacaggaacagagagatctgggggtctctgggcacaaatcgtcgaaggtggcagggcaggttgagaaagtggttaaaaaagtacatgggatcctgggctttataaatggaggcatcgagtccaaaagcaaggaagtcatgatgaacctttataaaacactgtttgggCCACGACTGGAGAATTCAGTCCGGATCAGGGCACCGACTTTagggaaagatgtgacggccttcgagagggtgcagaggagatttaccagaatggttccagggatgaggggctttagttacggggatagactggagaatctggggttcgTTCCCctcggaacagagacagttgcgaggagattcgatcgaggggttcaaaatcaggaagggtccggacagaggagagagagagagaaactgttcccataggcggaagggtcgggaaccagaggacacggatttaaggtgatcgggaaaaggaccagaggggggagaggaggagaatgtttttcccacagcgagtggttaggatctggaattcactgcccgagggggtgggggaggcagattcaatcatggccgtcaaaagggagctggataaagaGCTGAAGGGAAAGAATGtgcaggggtacggggagagggcgggggagtgggaccggctggattgctcttacagagagagacagcacggGCTCgaagggcggaatggcctccttcagtgctgggaATTGatcccattgggattgtggacagtgggagtgaatgggaaggggtttggtccattgggattgtgtacagtgggagtgaatgggaaggggtttggtccattgggattgtgtacagtgggagtgaatgggaaggggtttggtccattgggattgtggacagtgggagtgaatgggaaggggtttgatccattgggattgtgtacagtgggagtgaatgggaaggggtttgatccattgggattgtgtgcagtgggagtgaatgggaaggggtttggtccattgggattgtgtacagtgggagtgaatgggaaggggtttgatccattgggattgtgtacagtgggagtgaatgggaaggggtttgatccattgggattgtgcacagtgagagtgaatgggaaggggtttggtccattgggattgtgtacagtgggagtgaatgggaaggggtttggtccattgggattgtgtacggtgggagtgaatgggaaggggtttgatccattgggattgtgtacagtgggagtgaatgggaaggggtttgatccattgggattgtgtacagtgggagtgaatgggaaggggtttgttccattgggattgtgtacagtgggagtgagtgggaaggggtttggtccattgggattgtgcacagtgggagtgaatgggaaggggtttggtccattgggattgtgtacagtgggagtgaatgggaaggggtttggtccattgggattgtgtacagtgggagtgaatgggaaggggtttggtccattgggattgtgtacagtgggagtgaatgggaaggggtttgatccattgggattgtggacagtgggagtgaatgggaaggggtttggtccattgggattgtgcacagtgggagtgaatgggaaggggtttggtccattgggactgtggacagtgggagtgaatgggaaggggtttgatccattgggattgtgtacagtgggagtgaatgggaaggggtttggtccattgggattgtgtacagtgggagtgaatgggaaggggtttggtccattgggattgtgcacagtgggaattaatgggaaggggtttggtccattgggattgtggacagtgggagtggacaggaaggggtttggtccattgggattgtgtacagtgggagtgaatgggaaggggtttggtccattgggattgtgtacggtgggagtgaattggaaggggtttggtccattgggattgtgggcagtgggagtgaatgggaaggggtttgatccattgggattgtgtacagtgggagtgaatgggaaggggtttgatccattgggattgtggacagtgggagtgaatgggaaggggtttggtccattgggattgtgtgcagtgggagtgaatgggaaggggtttggtccattgggattgtgtgcagtgggagtgaatgggaaggggtttggtccattgggattgtgtgcagtgggagtgaatgggaaggggtttggtctattgggattgtgtgcagtgggagtgaatgggaaggggtttggtccattgggattgtgtacagtgggagtgaatgggaaggggtttggtccattgggattgtggacagtgggagtgaatgggaaggggtttggtccattgggattgtgtacagtgggagtgaatgggaaggggtttggtccattgggattgtgtacagtgggagtgaatgggaatgggtttgatccattgggattgtgtaaagtgggagtggacaggaaggggtttggtccattgggattgtgtacagtgggagtgaaatgggaaggggtttggtccattgggattgtgcacagtgggagtgaatgggaaggggtttggtccattgggattgtgtacagtgggagtgaatgggaaaggatttggtccattgggattgtgtacagtgggagtgaatgggaaggggtttggtccattgggattgtgtacagtgggagtgaatgggaaggggtttggtacattgggattgtggacagtgggagtgaatgggaaggggtttggtccattgggattgtggacagtgggagtgaatgggaaggggtttggtccattgggattgtgtacagtgggagtgaatgggaaggggtttggtccattgggattgtgtacagttggagtgaatgggaaggggtttggtccattgggattgtgtacagtgggagtgaatgggaaggggtttggtccattgggattgtgtacagtgggagtgaatgggaaggtgtttgatccattgggattgtgtacagtgggagtgaatgggaaggggtttgatccattgggattgtgtacagtgggagtgaatgggaaggggttttggtccattgggattgtgtacagtgggagtgaatgggaaggggtttggtccattgggattgtgcacagtgagagtgaatgggaaggggtttgatccattgggattgtgtacagtgggagtgaatgggaaggggcttggtccattgggattgtgtacagtgggagtgaatgggaaggggtttggtccattgggattgtgtacagtcggagtgaatgggaaggggtttggtccattgcgagtgtgtacagtgggagtgaatgggaaggggtttggtccattgggattgtgtacagtgggagtgaatgggaaggggtttggtccattgggattgtgtacagtgggagtgaatgggaaggggtttggtccattgggattgtgcacagtgggagagcgaatgggaaggggtttggtccattgggattgtgtacagtgggagtgaatgggaaggggtttggtccattgggattgtgtacagtgggagtgaatgggaaggggtttggtccattggattgtgtacagtgggagtgaatgggaaggggtttggtccattgggattgtgtacagtgggagtgaatgggaaggggtttggtccattgggattgtgtacagtgggagtgaatggaaggggtttggtccattgggattgtgtgcagtgggagtgaatgggaaggggtttggtccattgggattgtgtacagtgggagtgaatgggaaggggtttggtccattgggattgtgtacagtgggagtgaatgggaaggggtttgatccattgggattgtgtacagtgggagtggacaggaaggggtttggtccattgggattgtgtacagtgggagtgaatgggaaggggtttggtccattgggattgtgtacagtgggagtgaatgggaaggggtttggtccattgggattgtgtacagtgggagtgaatgggaaagggtttggtccattgggattgtgtacagtgggagtgaatgggaaagggtttggtccattgggattgtgtacagtgggagtgaatggaaggggtttggtccattgggattgtgtacagtgggagtgaatgggaaggtgtttggtacattgggattgtggacagtgggagtgaatgggaagggggtttggtccattgggattgtggacagtgggagtgaatgggaaggggtttggtccattgggattgtgtacagtgggagtgaatgggaaggggtttggtccattgggattgtgtacagtgggagtgaatgggaaggggtttggtccattgggattgtgtacagtggaagtgaatgggaaggggtttggtccattgggattgtgtacagtgggagtgaatgggaaggggtttggtccattgggattgtgtacagtgggagtgaatggaaggggtttggtccattgtgattgtgtacagtgggagtgaatgggaaggggtttgatccattgagattgtgtacagtgggagtgaatgggaaggggtttagtccattgggattgtgtacaagggagtgaatgggaaggggtttggtccattggattgtgtacagtgggagtgaatgggaaggggtttggtccattgggattgtgtacagtgggagtgaatgggaaggggtttggtccattgggattgtgtacagtgggagtgaatgggaaggggtttggtccattgggattgtgtacagtgggagtgaatgggaaggggtttgatccatgggattgtgtacagtgggagtgaatgggaaggggtttggtccattgggattgtgtacagtgggagtgaatgggaaggggtttgagccatgggattgtgtacagtgggagtgaatgggaaggggtttggtccattgggattgtgtacagtgggagtgaatgggaaggggtttgatccatgggattgtgtacagtgggagtgaatgggaaggggtttggtccattgggattgtgtacagtgggagtgaatgggaaggggtttggtcaattgggattgtgtacagtgggagtgaatgggaaggggtttggtccattgggattgtgtacagtgggagtgaatgggaaggggtttggtccattgggattgtgtacagtgggagtgaatgggaaggggtttggtccattgggattgtgtacagtgggagtgaatgggaaggggtttggtccattgggattgtgtacagtgggagtggacaggaaggggtttggtccattgggtttgtgcacagtgggagtgaatgggaaggggtttggtccattgggattgtggacagtgggagtgaatgggaaggggtttggtccattgggattgtgtacagtgggagtgaatgggaaggggtttggtccattgggattgtgtacggtgggagtgaatgggaaggggtttggtccattgggattgtggacagtgggagtgaatgggaaggggtttggtccattgggattgtgtacggtgggagtgaatgggaaggggtttggtccattgggattgtgtacagtgggagtgaatgggaaggggtttactctctcctccgctctgtgagtgagtgagtgagcgagtgagtgagtctgtccctccctccctccctcgcgttCTCACCTTTCTTGTCATCGAAGTACAGAGTCTGTTGAGCGGGATTGGCCCACTGGAGCGAGGAATTGTCATTATCCTGGACGGTGCACCTCAGAGTGACTGAACCGTGCTCCACAGTCGTCTCATCCCCCGTGTGGGGATTTAACCACTCATCATcgcctggggggagagagagagagagtgagagagggagagagagagagagagaggggggagagggagagggggagagagagagggggagagagagagagagaggggagggggttacagagagagagagggagggggttacagagagagagagggagggggtgggggttacagagagagagagggaggggatacagagagagagagaaagggagggggttacagagggagagagagagggaggggattacagagagagagagagagagagggggatacagagagagagagagggagggggacacagagagagagagagagggaggggattacagagagagagagagagagagagggagggggatacagagtgagagagagagagagggagggggatacagag
The genomic region above belongs to Heptranchias perlo isolate sHepPer1 unplaced genomic scaffold, sHepPer1.hap1 HAP1_SCAFFOLD_1471, whole genome shotgun sequence and contains:
- the LOC137309107 gene encoding cell adhesion molecule 2-like — protein: PGDDEWLNPHTGDETTVEHGSVTLRCTVQDNDNSSLQWANPAQQTLYFDDKKALRDNRIDLVHYSRHELTIRIMNMTLSDEGVYTCSIFTMPIRTATAKVRVQGVPKKPLITGYRGPVEEGKNLLLTCNTTGTKPAAAIRWFKGEEELKGYLTHVEDFDDRTYSVSSQVNVTVRREDNGVEIICSVDHPLLDPHVKNTPQRIEVFYSPSVEIRASKAVPEEGEEFSLRCLGKGNPDPSVFSWSRLNLEMSERAVPKSENLTFVYLNKSDAGTYRCDASNIIGTGSRNYSLTVH